The Deltaproteobacteria bacterium genome includes the window CGAAGGAAACTCATGGGCGAGGCTGAGGAAATGGCCAGTGCCATAGAACTCCTCCCTCCCGGGGGCCGAGTAAAACAGGACCTGATGCCGCACAGGCGCTGGACGGGAGACAAGCGAAAGATCGGGAGGCGTGAGCGGCATCAGTTCGGCCGCAATTCCCAGGACCTTGAGTTCTTCCACCAGATGCGGCGCGACAGCGGCATGCATCGTGACCGGCGAGCGCAGGACCAGTAGCTGCCGGCGCAACTCATCCCGGTTCAGGCAGTCATGGACATCGGTCCCGGCCCACAGCAGGACTATGGGACGGCGGAAGGCCTTCAGGCGTGCGAGCAGTCTTGGTGATCCCGCCATCAGGATAGCGACGAGAACGTCCCGCCGGGCGAGCTTCCATACAAGCGGGAGCAGCGATGGCCGGGCAAAGGACACGTCCACGGTGACATGGGCCCGCCACATCTCCCCGAGGGCTTGGCATATACCACTATCGCCGGTGAGCAGGATTCGGGGATCTGATTCGGCGGCCACCATCTGGGCGGAAGTGTAACCGCTTCCCGGACCTTTTACCGCAGGTGATGATGTCCCTCGACAAACCGGATCGTGCGGGTAGCCGAGCGCATGACGATCGAATGGGTAACGAGGCCATGCCGGGTGTATCTGACACCCTTCAGCAGGTCGCCATCCGTGACGCCGGAGGCGGCGAACATGGTCTGGCCCTTCGCCAGTTCGTTCAGGGTATAGACCTTGTCCGGGTCGGCAATGCCCATCGACTTCGCCCGCTCTTTCTCGGCGTCGTTCCGCCACCAGAACCGGCCCTGCATGTCGCCGTCCATACAGTTGAGCGCGGCAGCGGCGATCACCCCTTCCGGCGCACCGCCAATCCCGAACAGGATATCCACGCCCGTATCATCGAAGGCCGTGGCAATGGCGGCTGCCACGTCACCGTCACCGATCAGCTTGATCCGGCAGCCGGTGGCCCGGACCTGCTCTATCAGCTTTTCGTGGCGGGGACGGTCAAGAATGATGGCCGTGATATCAGTCACGGGTTTTCCCAAGGCCTTCGACACCGCCTCGAGGTTTTCCTTCGGCGGCCTCAGGATGTTCACCTTTCCCTTGGCGCGGGGACCGACGGCGATCTTCTCCATGTAGACGTCGGGCGCATTCAGCAGATTCCCCTTTTCAGCCATGGCGATCACGGCTAGCGCGTTTGGCAGCCCGCGGGCCGTGATGGTGGTGCCTTCCAGCGGATCCAGGGCAATATCAAGCTCGGGGCCATTACCGGTGCCAACCTTCTCTCCGATGTAGAGCATCGGGGCCTCGTCGCGCTCGCCCTCGCCGATCACCACAGTCCCCCGCATCTCGATGGCGTTCAGCCTGGAGCGCATGGCGTCCACGGCAGCCTGGTCGGCGGCCTTCTCATCCCCCCGGCCCATCAGGCGGGAGGCGCTGATGGCGGCGGCTTCGGTAACGCGGACTAGTTCAAGGGCGAGATTTCGGTCCATTGGCACAGCGCAAACTCCCTGGCCGGGCATACCGGTCAGCTGGTGGGGTAGCGCAACTGGCGGGGCAGGGGCAATGGAGCGGGAACGCTGGCGGCAGGATGCCCTCCGGCCTATCCCTTCAGGACGATCTTCTTGCCGTGGACGCGGATGTAGCCGTCCTTGGAGAGATCGGAGAGGACGCGTGAGACCGTTTCCCGCGAGGTGCCGATCATGGAGGCAATTTCCTGATGCGTGGGACGGTTCTCGATGACGATACCCTCGTCGGTAACAACGCCTTCGTTCTGGGAGATTTCGAGAAGCACACGCGCCACACGTCCATAAACGTCCAGCAGTACGAGGTTGCCGATCTTTTCGTCCGCCCGGCGCAGACGGCGGCTCATTTCGGCAAGGATATTGAGCGCCACGGACGGGAACTTCTGGACGTGGCTTACGAAGTCATCGCGCTTGAGCTGAAGCAGCACCGCGTCTTCCTTGGTGGTGACATCCGCGCTCCGGGGTTCCTGGTCGAGCAGCGACATTTCTCCGAAGAAATCCCCCGGCCCGAGCGTCGAGAGGATGATTTCGCGTCCATCCTCGCCGTACAGCGACACTTTCACCTTTCCCGAAGCGATAATGAACATCGAATCGCCCGGGTCCATCCGGTGTATGATCGGCGTGTCCTTGGGGAACTCCCGCACGGCTTCAAGCCGTGCCAAGGTTTCTATCTCCGAATCCGAAAGATCGGCGAAGATTGATACCCTCTTGAGCAGTTCCGCTTTGGTCCGGTCATCCATACGCTAGCAACCCACCCCCAAAACCACGGGTCCTCAGAGTGAACTTCATCCAGTTCCAAGCCGGGTGGTTATCACAACCAACTGCCCCTTATCAATCCGTTTCTTGCAATATCGACCGGCTTACTGCGGGGCGGCTTCGCCGGTGGTTCCCGGTTGCACAGGCGCACTTCCCTGCAACCGGATGCGGCTTGGATTGTTGTACCGCCGGAACGCCGGCGCGGGTCTCCCGTCAACGGTAACTGTCACGGCCGCCGGATTACCCGCCGTCAGTTCAGCCTCGCCGTCAAACCTGAACTCAAGCTGCTCTCCACTCCTCATCAGACGCTCGTAAACGGTCTTCCCGTCCTGGTAGATGAGAACCCAGCTCTCCCCGCTGGTAACCACTTTCACGCTGCGGGAACCGAATCCCGCAACGACCGGCGCACGTGGGAGCACCGGCTTTTGAGGTGCGGCCGCCGGTGCCGGTGCGGGCGGACTCGCTACCACAGGAGCAGCCGGGGCAGTTGCTTCCGTTTGTCCAATCCCCTCGGCTGGCGTTTCTTGCGCAGTTGCAGGCTGACCGGCCTCCGCGTCATCCGCTGACTCGCCCGTTATCGCGTCAACAGGCGGACCAGCCGGTTCTTCCGTAACCGCCATTTCCGGAGGCCGGATCACCGGGGCCGGCGCAGACGGAGCGGGCGGCGTCACCGGACGGCCAGCCAGACCTTCAAGATCGACATAACGGGTGACGACGACCAGCCCGACGATCATCAGGAGAAAAAACAGGAACGCGATTCGTCCCCGTGCCTGCCGCTGGGCTCCGAACGGTTGGGTCCTGCGAAGCTTGAGCGCCGTGTTGGCCTGCAGTTTCGGCGGAACGGGCGTCTCCGCCGTCACAGCCGCTGCCAACGGCGCCCCCAGGGCCTGTTCCACTTCGTGCCGGAGCGCGTCCATTTCGAGGCCCACGCTGCGGGCATACGACCGGACAAATCCACGCACGAACACATCTGCCGGAAGGTCAGCGCGACGGCCCTCTTCCAGAGCCAGCAGCAGTTCCACCCGGACCCGTGTCTGGTCCGATACATCCCGGACCGACATCCCCAGCGCCTCGCGGGCCGCCCGCAGCCGCGTACCCAGCCGCGCAAACGGAGACTGTCCCGCTGGGGCGGCCGGTTCTGGCGTTTCCGGTTCCATCAGGCTTCCTCCGGCAGGCAGCTACTTCCCGCGGCGGGCGGGACGTTCGTCTAGATAGTCCAGGTTCATCGCGGGCGGCAGTTTCTGTTCAGCCTTGGGAGGCTCCTTGCATTCGATCTGCTTGAGCAGGCGGAGCGTCCGGTCGCCGATTTCCGAATCGGGAGCGATCTCCTTCACCTTGAACAGGTTGTCGCAGGCCTTGGGGAAATCCTTGCGGCCAATATACAGGTTCGCAAGCTGGAAATACGGCTGCGGGAACCGGGGACCATGCCGTATGGCCGATTCGTATGCTTCGATTGCCTCCGGAATCCGGTCCATCGCCACCAGCACATCTCCGGTCTTCATGTGCCCTTCCCATGAGGCACGGTTCGACTGGGTTGCTGCCCGGCAGGCATCGAGCGCGGCGCGGTGGTTTTTCGTCCGGAGGTGAACCTCGCACTTGTTGATGTGGACCACATCCGGCTTGGTATAGAAAGCGAAGGAAAGCGCCTTGTCGAAGGCCTCGATCGCCTCCTGGTTGCGGCCAACTTCGGAATACACAATCCCCAGGTTGGTATAGGCTTCCGGCAGATCTCCCTTGATCTTGATCGCCTTGTTCAGACGGGAGATCGATTCGGGATAGTTGCGCATCCCCCGGTAAATCAGTCCCAGCAGGATCTGGGTGTCGGGATCGTCCGGGCCGACCCGCTCGGCTTCCAGGCACCGGGTCAACGCCGATGGATAGTCGGCCTTCAG containing:
- a CDS encoding DUF4115 domain-containing protein, with protein sequence MEPETPEPAAPAGQSPFARLGTRLRAAREALGMSVRDVSDQTRVRVELLLALEEGRRADLPADVFVRGFVRSYARSVGLEMDALRHEVEQALGAPLAAAVTAETPVPPKLQANTALKLRRTQPFGAQRQARGRIAFLFFLLMIVGLVVVTRYVDLEGLAGRPVTPPAPSAPAPVIRPPEMAVTEEPAGPPVDAITGESADDAEAGQPATAQETPAEGIGQTEATAPAAPVVASPPAPAPAAAPQKPVLPRAPVVAGFGSRSVKVVTSGESWVLIYQDGKTVYERLMRSGEQLEFRFDGEAELTAGNPAAVTVTVDGRPAPAFRRYNNPSRIRLQGSAPVQPGTTGEAAPQ
- a CDS encoding glycosyltransferase codes for the protein MVAAESDPRILLTGDSGICQALGEMWRAHVTVDVSFARPSLLPLVWKLARRDVLVAILMAGSPRLLARLKAFRRPIVLLWAGTDVHDCLNRDELRRQLLVLRSPVTMHAAVAPHLVEELKVLGIAAELMPLTPPDLSLVSRPAPVRHQVLFYSAPGREEFYGTGHFLSLAHEFPSVPFMAVGGGRLPGNATSNVTDAGKVSRGHLGELYAASTVLFRPTVHDGLPKMALEALRYGLHVAGTVNIPGCLDGRTPAGACEAARTILGKPPALNAAAPNGLKEYDPSLWTKKEIARLSSLIATSR
- the glpX gene encoding class II fructose-bisphosphatase gives rise to the protein MDRNLALELVRVTEAAAISASRLMGRGDEKAADQAAVDAMRSRLNAIEMRGTVVIGEGERDEAPMLYIGEKVGTGNGPELDIALDPLEGTTITARGLPNALAVIAMAEKGNLLNAPDVYMEKIAVGPRAKGKVNILRPPKENLEAVSKALGKPVTDITAIILDRPRHEKLIEQVRATGCRIKLIGDGDVAAAIATAFDDTGVDILFGIGGAPEGVIAAAALNCMDGDMQGRFWWRNDAEKERAKSMGIADPDKVYTLNELAKGQTMFAASGVTDGDLLKGVRYTRHGLVTHSIVMRSATRTIRFVEGHHHLR
- a CDS encoding Crp/Fnr family transcriptional regulator; translation: MDDRTKAELLKRVSIFADLSDSEIETLARLEAVREFPKDTPIIHRMDPGDSMFIIASGKVKVSLYGEDGREIILSTLGPGDFFGEMSLLDQEPRSADVTTKEDAVLLQLKRDDFVSHVQKFPSVALNILAEMSRRLRRADEKIGNLVLLDVYGRVARVLLEISQNEGVVTDEGIVIENRPTHQEIASMIGTSRETVSRVLSDLSKDGYIRVHGKKIVLKG
- a CDS encoding tetratricopeptide repeat protein encodes the protein MDKNLVKQQTPAITVAATIMVFVAALAGCGDKAKQRQQAQSVKEVCSEFFLKADYPSALTRCLEAERVGPDDPDTQILLGLIYRGMRNYPESISRLNKAIKIKGDLPEAYTNLGIVYSEVGRNQEAIEAFDKALSFAFYTKPDVVHINKCEVHLRTKNHRAALDACRAATQSNRASWEGHMKTGDVLVAMDRIPEAIEAYESAIRHGPRFPQPYFQLANLYIGRKDFPKACDNLFKVKEIAPDSEIGDRTLRLLKQIECKEPPKAEQKLPPAMNLDYLDERPARRGK